Below is a genomic region from Fibrobacterota bacterium.
AATAGGTCACGGTGACGGTATCGAAGCTGAGTTTGGGTTAGGGATTATCGATGAAGAATCCGTAGCGCTTGGGATCATGCCCGATGATCATGGCCGCCAGGATCTTGGGCACGTAAAAGCGCGTCTCCGGCGGCAACGGCATTTTCCAATACCCGCGGGTGGAATCCTGCGCCAGCATCTTGCGTATCTTGCCCTCGCCGCAATTGTAAGCCGCCATGGACAGATGCCAATCCTGGAATTCGTCGTGCAGATCGTCCAGGTAATCGAGCGCCGCGTCGGTGGCCAGCATGGGATCGCGGCGGGGATCGTACCACCAATCGTCATGCAGGCCGTAACGGCGGCCCGTGCCGCTGATGAATTGCCACATGCCGCTGGCCGAGGCTTTGGACCAGGCCTTCGGGTTGAAGCCGCTCTCGCACATGGCCAGGTACATGAGATCATGGGGCAGATCCCGTTCATCCAGCTTGGCCATGATCAAATCCTCGTAGCGGGACTTGCGTGCCAGCCACTTCGTGAAATAGCCGCGGCCGGGGCCCATAAATACGGCCATGGCCTGAAGGATGCGCGGATCCAGGGGCGTGGTGAGCGGCAGGGTGTATTTGGTGCCGTCGATGAAATGCGTGATGGAGTCCATCGCCTTCACCGAGGAGTCGGGCACGTCCTCCATCTCCTCGTCGAACTGCTGGGTGAAGGGGGCCGGCTCGCCCATCTTTTGGGTCATGGCCACGGAGAAGATGAGCATCTTCTGGACGCTGTCGCGCATGGTCCGGATATGCGCGTATACCGAAATCCTCCCCTGCCTGGTACCAGAGCGAGTCGCGGATGCCGTCCTGCCCGAGCTTGATGAACTCGGACACTTCGGAAAAAAGCATTTCGTCTTCCGGGACCAACGGAGGAAGCAGGGAGTCCTGCCGGTCCTTGGCAAGCTGAGGGCTAGCGCCCACGGCCTGCGCAGTCTTGGGCTTCGTCCCGGAGCAAGCCTGGAACAGGGCGAATGCCGATACGCAGAGCAGGATCCGCTTCAGCAAATCCTCTGGTCTCCGTGAAGCGGGGTTTCGCGAATATCGACGGGGGATGGTGAAACGAGAACCCGGGTTCGGGGGAAAGTACGCCCGGGGTCGGGGGTATCATTCCTCGAAATCGAGATCCTCGGCGTAATCATTCCACATGTCGGTCTTCTTGAACTTCGGATTGTCGAAATCGACTTCCTCGTTCTCGTCCTCTTCGTCGTCATCTTCCTCGACATCGTCCTCTTCGTTCTCGAACGGCTCCAAATCGTCGAAGTCATCGTGCTTCGGACGCCTGCCGAGCTCCCATGGGCCGGGGTTCATAGGGTCCATATCGCCTCCAATTTTACCATATTTTCCGCAAATATATCTTGGGTTCCGGGATTGTCAAGCTCTTTATCGGAAGCCGCGCGGTCTTTCTTGGCTGGACCTTGGAGTCCGGGTCCACCCGGGACTTGAGGTAAAGTAAAAAAAGGCAAGAGCCGAAAACAACGCATTCCCTTATTGCTTGTTGACGAACTTGAGCGGGAAGGAGACCGGAACGTCGCCATTGGCGTTCGGATCCTCGCGGAACCGCCACTTCTTCACCGTTTTAAGGACCTCGGAGCTGAAGGCGGCATTATCGATGCTGCTCTTTTCGGTCACGATGCGGGCGTCCTTCACGGCCCCGGTCGGGTCGATCAGGATGCGGACGGTGAGGTCGCCCTCGAATATCGTCCCTTTGCGCATAAACTTCTGGTAAAGAAACTCCAGCTCCCCTTGGTTCCCTTCGATCGCCGAGAAGATGGCTTCCTGGCGGAGGGGATCGGCCTGGATCTTCGCGGCCGACTTCCGCACCTTCACGTCCTGCTTGAAAGTGGCGGACAGCTTTTCGGCTTCGGCCTTCTCCGCCTTCTTGACATGGGCGACGCTATCCGCCTTGCGCCCGTTGAGGTCGCCCACGTCCAGCTTTTCCAGCTTCTCCAAGCCGGTCGTTCCCGGAGCCGCGGCGTTGACGGGCGCTTCGACCGCGGGGGCGCGCTTTTTCGGGGCATCGGGGACTTCCAAGGCCTTCAGGCTGTTGATGAACTTGAAGTCCTGGTATTGCTCGATCTTCTTCAGCGCGGTCTTGGCCAGCTCTTCGTCATTGCTATAGAACTTGCCCAGCACGTACAGGCGCCGGTTGGCCTTCTTGGCCTCTTCGGAATTGGGGGCCCCTTGCATCAATTGCCGATAGGTCAGTACCGCATCGCTATCCTGGCCCAGCTCCTCCTGCGAACGGCCATACAGGTAGCGGCTCTGGATGCGCGAGACGGAGTCGGTTCCGGGGCTGGCGATGGCCTTGGCCAGGCTCTTGGCGGCTTCGGCGTAATTGGCCAGCAAGAACATTTGGCGGCCGGACTGGGCCGGAGTGGATTGGCTGGCCTGCGCCAAACGGACCTGATCCTCGAGACCTTGGGTCAGCTCCTTCAGCCTGGCCGCCACATGCGCCTCCTCGGAACCGGGCACCAGGGAGGCCGCCCGATCGTAGTCCGCCTTGGCCTTGTCGTAGTCGCCGGTCAAGCCTTCGCAAAAGCCGCGGTGCAGGAGCAAGGTCGCGGAGACTTCGTTCGAAAGGCCGGCGCCCTCGAGGCTACTGGTATAGATCGCGATCGCCTTATCGTATTTGCGGGAGCGCTCGAAGAAGTAGGCCGCCTCGAGATCGGCCTGCACCAGCTTGGGCACCGCGGTGGCTGATTTCTTCTTTCCCAGGATGAACTCTACGGCCCCGATGGCCGCCGCGATAACCTTGGTCTGGAGGTTTTCCTTCTTGGGCCCGTCGTCGACCAGCAGGCGGCTGGATGACAGCGATTGCATCTTCATTTCCATGGCCGCGTCGTCCGCCTCGGGCTGGGTGCGTCGCTGGTTGATCAGCTCGAACCGGGCCAACATATTGAGGGCATGGCTGGAGTTGTAGGTTTGGGACAATGTTTCCATGGCCCGGTTGTACTCGTCCATGCGGTACTGGATGATGGCTTCGTTGGAGTACAGGGAGAACAGCACCAGGATGACGATCAGCAGGATCGGCCGGATGCTGAACCAGAACTCGGATAAGCTTGAGAACTGGGAATTCCGTCTTTTTCTTCACGAACTTCTTCATCTCCGCCGCGATGGAAACGATGGCGCGATGATCGGCGATGGGGCGGTAATGGTTGCTGGCGACGGCCAGGGAGATGGACATGAGAGGGAAACGCATGCGGCGTCCCTGGCGATCCAGGGACTCGATGAAACCGGCCTTGGCATCGGCCTCGTTATAGAATTGCTTGACGTTGCTATCGAACGAGGCGGTGATGCCTTTGCAGATGGCTTCCCAATTGGAATATTCCGTCACGATCACGAAATCGTCGCCGCCTTCGTGGCCGACGAAGGTGTATTGGTTGCCGAAGCGTTTGGCCGCGTCCAGGAAGCAATCGCGCGTGTACAGGATGGCGTCATCGCCCTTCGAGAATCCGTACTTGTCGTTATAGGATTTGAAATTGTCCAGGTCGCCGTATACGACCGCGAACTCCGCCTGGGCGTGGATCATGTCCTCGATCTTCTTCACGATCACGTTGTTGCCGGGAAGGCCGGAGAGCGGATTGGCGCCCTTGGCCTCTTCCCGGATGCGGACCAGGGAGAGCATCATCTCCTTGAATGAGCTGGCCAGCATGCCGATTTCGTCGTTCTGCTGGATGTCCACCTGTTGGCTGAAATCCCCCTTGGACACCTCATGGGTGACCTTTTCCAGCTTGGTGATGGGCACGATGATGATCTTGCGCAGGAAGAGCGCGAATATCAATTGGATCACCACCACGATCAGGGTCACCAGTAGGCAGAGGCGCAAGAGCACGTTCTTCTCGCTTTCCAGGCTCTTGATGCGGATGGGGAACTTCCCCACGATGACTTCGCCCGAAGGCAAAGCCGACGGGATATAAAGGTTGATCAGGCGATCCTTGATGTGGATATCGTGGTAGAACTCCTTGTCCTCGAGTTCGCTCTTGGCGATGGCGCGGTTGAGGATGACGGTTTCCTCCGCCGAAGGCTTGGGAGCTTGATGGGTCCCGCGGTAGTAGAGGACTTCGCCCTTCTCCGTGAAGACCGTGAGCTCGTCGATGCCTTCCTGGGCGGCCGCTTCGGCGACGCGCTTGTAGGGCGCGGGGTCGCGCTTGTCCTTGATGAGATCGCGCTGCCGGGTGAAGAGGCTTTTCAACCGCACGGATTGGTTTTCGGAAATCAGCTGCTGGTTGCGCGTGATCAGATCGCTCTGGTTCTCCCAGATGATGAAATTGAAGATGGAGACGATGACGATGGTGAGGATGATGTAGAGGACCGCGGTCTTGTAGGACAGCGAGTTCCTTCGGATTCCCAGCACGAAAAGCCCCTAGGAGCCCCTAACTTAATGGGGCGCGTCAGTCGTTCCTTTGCCGCCGGTCGAATCCGACGATTCCCTGGAGTTTATCGAATAGATCCTTGGGAGCGCAAGGCTTTTCCAAAAGCTGGAAGCCGAGGTAGCGGCGCACTTCCTTATCGTCCGTGCTCATGGCCGAGTCGATGAGCAGCGCGCAGCGCGCATCCGCCGAGAGGCCGCTGAGGGCCAACAGGTAATAGTCGCGCCCAAACTCCTCAAACCCGGGGGCCTCGTTGATGAGGAGGAAATCGAAGCGCGGGAGCGGGGTCTTGTTCCAGTCGCGCATGCTGGCCGAGACGTATTGGACCTCGAAGTCGGCCAGCTCCACTTCGGCCGCGGCCTCCTTGAGCCCTGGCAGATCGCGCCCGAGATCGAGGATGAGCAGGTGCCGCCGCGTTTGGCTGATCGCGCGGGCCTTGCGCTTCTCGATGGGCAGATGGACCACGAAGATCGATCCCTTGTGGCGCGTCGATTCCACGAACAGCTTGCCGCCGTGCAGCTCCACGAAGGATTTGCTGATGGCCAAGCCAAGGCCATGCCCCTTGCCGGCCAGATTGCTGGCCTCGCCCGTATGGAATTTCTCGAAGATGGCTTCCAGATCGGCCGGGGCGATGCCCGGTCCCGTGTCTTGGATGGAAAGGGCCAGCACGTTGCCCTGCTGGCGCGAACGGACCATGATCTTGCCGCCCGCCTTGGTGAACTTGATGGCATTGCCCAGGATGTTGGAGAGCACCCGGCTCACTTTCTGGACGTCCAGCCAGGTTTCCTGCACTGGGACCAGAGCCGTATCGATGACGATGCTCTTGGCATCCGCCAAGCCCTTCAGGGACTGCACGGCCAACCCCACCTCGTTGTTGAAATCCACCCTTTCCAGCTTGAGTTGGAGCTTCCCGGCGCCGATCTTGGCCGAGTCCAGCAAATCGGTCACCATGTCGATCAGGAACTGGCAATTGCGGTGGATGGTGCGGATGGGTTCGAGCTGGGTGGCTTGCAGGTTGCCGAGCACGCCTTCCATCAGCAGCTCCGCATAGCAAATCATGGCGGCCAGGGGCGAGCGCAGGTCGTGCACGGCCATGTGCAGGAAATCGTTCTGGTGCCGAAGGTTGGCGGACTGCGACTCGATGCGCGCGCGCAGGCGCCGGTTGATGATCTGCTGCGTCAGCAATTTGGATTTCAGCGCCAGCAGGCCTTGCAAGCGCACCCGCAACGATGGAAGGCAATCGGCGCCTTCGGAAACCAGCGAGTAGCCCATTTCGAACAAGGCCACCTTCTCTTCCAGAGGGAGCGTTTCCGGCGAGAGGGCGATCGAATTGGCGAGCACGAAAAGGACGTCGGCTTCGCCATCGATCATGGCCGGGAACTCGCGGGCCAGGCGGGAATCCACCAGGCAGACCTGCGCGGGATCGGAACCGGGAACGGTGCCCGGATCGGCGAACGGGAACGCATCCAAAGCCTTGCGGAAGCGGGCTTCCCACTCCGGATCACGCGTGACGATGAGGACTTTGGGGGGCTCGGCCGCCTCGCGGGGCATGCAGGTCTCCTTATGGATCCTGCAATTTATATTCGTGGAGCTTGTTACGCAGCGTGCGAATGCTAATATCCAGCATTTCCGCGGCCTTGGTGCGGTTGTCCGCGCAAGCTTCCAGCGTCTTGATGATCAGGATACGCTCGGCTTCGGCTACGCTCATGCCGGGAACGAGCCCGCCGGCGCCGTTCGAAGGCGTCCCCGCGGAAGCGGGACGCGCCCCGTCGAGACGCAGATGGTCGATGCCGATCTCCCCGTTCTTGGCGAACACGACCGCCCGCTGGATGACGTTCTCCAGTTCCCGCACGTTGCCCGGCCAATCATGGGCCTTCAGGCGCGTGAGGGACTCGGGCTTGAGCCCGGAAACCGTGAAGCCGTTGTCCTTGTTGTACTTGGCGATGAAATGGTGGGCCAAAGGCTCGATGTCGGCCATGCGCTCGCGCAGAGGCGGCACTTCCATGGGAATGACGTTCAGCCGGTAATACAAATCCTCGCGGAAGTTCCCTTTCTTGACCTCATCCTGGAGGTTGCGGTTGGTGCTGCAGAGGATGCGCACGTCGATGGCCACTTCTTCGCTGCCGCCGATTTTTGTGATCTCCCGTTCCTGCAATACGCGGAGCAGCTTGGACTGCGCGTAGATCGGCATCTCCCCGATTTCGTCCAGGAGCAAGGTGCCGCCGTTGGCCAGCTCGAATTTTCCCACCCGGGTCTTGATGGCGCCCGTATAGGCGCCCTTCTCGTGGCCGAACAGTTCGCTTTCGATCAGGCTTTCGGGGATGGCCGCGCAATTGATTTTCACGAAGGGCAGATTGGAACGTTTGCTTTTGTTATGGATGGCCTGGGCCAATAGTTCCTTGCCCGTGCCAGACTCCCCGTAGATCATGACGGTGGAATTCGACCCGGCCACCTCCTCGATGGTTTTCATGAGGCTATCCACGGCGGCGGTCTGGCCCACGAACTTATAGCGTTCGTCCAGCGTCTCGCGCAGGCGCTTGTTTTCGCTTTTCAGGTTCCCGATCTGGAGCACCTGCGACACGGTATGCTCCAGCATCTCCACCCGGAAGCCCTTGTCGGCATCCTTTTCGATGAAGTCCTGCACGCCGATCTTCATGGCCTTCACCGCCGTCTCGATGGTACCGAAGGCTGTCATCAGAATGATGCAGGCCATGGGATCCGCGGCCAAGATCTTCTCCGCCATCTCCAGGCCGGTCATGCCCGGCATCTTGTAATCGCTAAGCACCAGATCGGGCCGAGCCTGCTCATAGGCGTCCAATCCCTCTTGCCCGCTGCGCGCCGTGCGCAGCTTGTGGCCCAGCCGCGACAGGCTCATGGAGATGAGATCGCGGATCAGGGATTCGTCGTCGACCACCAGGATATCAGCCATGTACGCTACCCCGCGAATCGATGCGCACTTCGAAACGGGTCTCGCCCGGCCGGCTGGCGACGGCGATCTCGCCTCCGTGCAGGGCCACGATGCGCTGAACGATGGCCAGCCCCAGTCCCGTGCCTTGTTCCTTGGTGGTGAAAAACGGATTGAAGATCTTCGACTGGATGTCCTTCGGGATGCCCTTACCGTCGTCGATAACGGCCACCCGCAGGAAATCCTTCTCGTCGAGATCGGCCTTGATGGTGATGGCGCCCTTCCCGTCGATGGCCTGGATGGCGTTGAAGATGAGGTTCAGGAACACCTGCTGCAGCTTCTCGGGATCGATGCGGGCCTCAATCTTCGCGAAGGCGTAATCCCGCATGATGGCGATATCCTTGTTGTCCTTGGCGATCTCGACCTCGGCGTAGTTCAGGATATCCTCCATCCAGGACACGAAGTCAACCCGTAAGACGTTTAGCTCCATATGCCGAGTGTACACCAGCAGGTTGGAGACGATCTTGTTCAGGCTGGAGACTCCCTGCACGATTTTCTTCACCAGCGCCCGCCGCGGGTCGTCCCCGTCGAGATCCCGTTCCAAGAGGCCCGCGAACCCGCCGATGCCAGCCAGGGGATTGCGGATCTCGTGCGCCACGGTGGCCGACATCTCGCCCAATGCGGCCAAGGTCTTGGCATGTTGCATCTGGTTCTGCATCTGCTTGATGTTGGTGAGATCGGTGGAGATCTCCACGGCCCCCAGCACCTGGCCTTCGCGGTTCTTCACCACGCTGGTGGTGTAGCCGATGGGCTTCCCCGCGCCTATCTTCCAATACTTCTCGTGGCCCAGTTGGTTCTTGCCGTGGCGCAAGGTCTCGATGAGGGGGAAATGCGAGTCCGCCTGGTCCGCGAAGAATTCCGCGTAGGATTTCCCCAGGGCCTCCGACGCCTTCAGCGCGTAGATGCGTTCGGCCGACGGGTTGAACAAGGTGATGCGCTCCTCGGTATCGATCATGACCACGCTGGAATCCAGGCTTTCGAGCACGGAGCGCAACTGGTTTTCCACGCGTTCCTTCTCGCGGAAAGAGACTTCCAGCTTCTGGTTCTTTTCCTCGAGCTCCTGGCTGATCTTGTCGAACTTGACGCCCAATTCGCGGTAGGCGGACTCGAGCTTGCCCACGTTGGCGTTGAACCATTCGAAGACCTGATCGAGCTGGGCCCGGGTCTCGGCGGGAATGCCGTCAGGCAGGTTCTGCATGGGTCGGGCGCGGACCA
It encodes:
- a CDS encoding sigma-54-dependent Fis family transcriptional regulator, whose protein sequence is MADILVVDDESLIRDLISMSLSRLGHKLRTARSGQEGLDAYEQARPDLVLSDYKMPGMTGLEMAEKILAADPMACIILMTAFGTIETAVKAMKIGVQDFIEKDADKGFRVEMLEHTVSQVLQIGNLKSENKRLRETLDERYKFVGQTAAVDSLMKTIEEVAGSNSTVMIYGESGTGKELLAQAIHNKSKRSNLPFVKINCAAIPESLIESELFGHEKGAYTGAIKTRVGKFELANGGTLLLDEIGEMPIYAQSKLLRVLQEREITKIGGSEEVAIDVRILCSTNRNLQDEVKKGNFREDLYYRLNVIPMEVPPLRERMADIEPLAHHFIAKYNKDNGFTVSGLKPESLTRLKAHDWPGNVRELENVIQRAVVFAKNGEIGIDHLRLDGARPASAGTPSNGAGGLVPGMSVAEAERILIIKTLEACADNRTKAAEMLDISIRTLRNKLHEYKLQDP
- a CDS encoding lytic transglycosylase domain-containing protein; this translates as MRDSVQKMLIFSVAMTQKMGEPAPFTQQFDEEMEDVPDSSVKAMDSITHFIDGTKYTLPLTTPLDPRILQAMAVFMGPGRGYFTKWLARKSRYEDLIMAKLDERDLPHDLMYLAMCESGFNPKAWSKASASGMWQFISGTGRRYGLHDDWWYDPRRDPMLATDAALDYLDDLHDEFQDWHLSMAAYNCGEGKIRKMLAQDSTRGYWKMPLPPETRFYVPKILAAMIIGHDPKRYGFFIDNP
- a CDS encoding PAS domain S-box protein — protein: MVRARPMQNLPDGIPAETRAQLDQVFEWFNANVGKLESAYRELGVKFDKISQELEEKNQKLEVSFREKERVENQLRSVLESLDSSVVMIDTEERITLFNPSAERIYALKASEALGKSYAEFFADQADSHFPLIETLRHGKNQLGHEKYWKIGAGKPIGYTTSVVKNREGQVLGAVEISTDLTNIKQMQNQMQHAKTLAALGEMSATVAHEIRNPLAGIGGFAGLLERDLDGDDPRRALVKKIVQGVSSLNKIVSNLLVYTRHMELNVLRVDFVSWMEDILNYAEVEIAKDNKDIAIMRDYAFAKIEARIDPEKLQQVFLNLIFNAIQAIDGKGAITIKADLDEKDFLRVAVIDDGKGIPKDIQSKIFNPFFTTKEQGTGLGLAIVQRIVALHGGEIAVASRPGETRFEVRIDSRGSVHG
- a CDS encoding HAMP domain-containing histidine kinase; amino-acid sequence: MPREAAEPPKVLIVTRDPEWEARFRKALDAFPFADPGTVPGSDPAQVCLVDSRLAREFPAMIDGEADVLFVLANSIALSPETLPLEEKVALFEMGYSLVSEGADCLPSLRVRLQGLLALKSKLLTQQIINRRLRARIESQSANLRHQNDFLHMAVHDLRSPLAAMICYAELLMEGVLGNLQATQLEPIRTIHRNCQFLIDMVTDLLDSAKIGAGKLQLKLERVDFNNEVGLAVQSLKGLADAKSIVIDTALVPVQETWLDVQKVSRVLSNILGNAIKFTKAGGKIMVRSRQQGNVLALSIQDTGPGIAPADLEAIFEKFHTGEASNLAGKGHGLGLAISKSFVELHGGKLFVESTRHKGSIFVVHLPIEKRKARAISQTRRHLLILDLGRDLPGLKEAAAEVELADFEVQYVSASMRDWNKTPLPRFDFLLINEAPGFEEFGRDYYLLALSGLSADARCALLIDSAMSTDDKEVRRYLGFQLLEKPCAPKDLFDKLQGIVGFDRRQRND
- a CDS encoding HAMP domain-containing protein yields the protein MLGIRRNSLSYKTAVLYIILTIVIVSIFNFIIWENQSDLITRNQQLISENQSVRLKSLFTRQRDLIKDKRDPAPYKRVAEAAAQEGIDELTVFTEKGEVLYYRGTHQAPKPSAEETVILNRAIAKSELEDKEFYHDIHIKDRLINLYIPSALPSGEVIVGKFPIRIKSLESEKNVLLRLCLLVTLIVVVIQLIFALFLRKIIIVPITKLEKVTHEVSKGDFSQQVDIQQNDEIGMLASSFKEMMLSLVRIREEAKGANPLSGLPGNNVIVKKIEDMIHAQAEFAVVYGDLDNFKSYNDKYGFSKGDDAILYTRDCFLDAAKRFGNQYTFVGHEGGDDFVIVTEYSNWEAICKGITASFDSNVKQFYNEADAKAGFIESLDRQGRRMRFPLMSISLAVASNHYRPIADHRAIVSIAAEMKKFVKKKTEFPVLKLIRVLVQHPADPADRHPGAVLPVLQRSHHPVPHGRVQPGHGNIVPNLQLQPCPQYVGPVRADQPATHPARGGRRGHGNEDAIAVIQPPAGRRRAQEGKPPDQGYRGGHRGRRVHPGKEEISHRGAQAGAGRSRGGLLLRALPQIR